In a single window of the Coprothermobacter proteolyticus DSM 5265 genome:
- a CDS encoding DeoR/GlpR family DNA-binding transcription regulator, with protein sequence MLTYERRRVVLDLLKKEGKVEVNKLAQQLNVSPMTIRRDLDALSQQGLALRTRGGAVSPNINYELSLEEKMVSNAEVKNRIGERAATLIEENESVLLDAGTTCLALARYIQNMRLTVITSDVRIAFELYRSPTIKLIILGGIVQTNVGAVTGSFAEEMIESLTVDKAFIGTSAVDNGLFLSTPTLEKASLKRKFIKNANTSILLADSSKFGRSSLFKICHLEQFDLVITDDHLEEFFVQEMDSVGINYDLVEG encoded by the coding sequence GTGTTAACATATGAAAGAAGGCGCGTAGTCCTGGATTTACTTAAGAAAGAAGGGAAGGTCGAAGTTAACAAACTCGCACAACAACTAAACGTTTCTCCCATGACCATAAGAAGAGATTTAGATGCACTATCCCAGCAAGGACTAGCCCTGCGTACAAGAGGAGGAGCTGTTTCACCAAACATAAACTATGAATTGTCTCTTGAAGAAAAAATGGTTTCTAATGCTGAAGTAAAGAACAGAATAGGTGAACGTGCTGCAACACTAATAGAAGAAAACGAATCTGTACTGCTGGATGCAGGAACCACATGCTTAGCTTTGGCAAGGTACATACAGAACATGCGCCTCACCGTTATAACAAGTGACGTAAGAATAGCTTTTGAACTCTATAGAAGCCCAACAATTAAACTCATAATACTCGGGGGCATTGTCCAAACTAACGTGGGAGCCGTTACTGGCTCTTTTGCTGAAGAAATGATAGAGTCCTTAACGGTAGACAAAGCCTTCATAGGTACTTCTGCCGTGGATAACGGCCTTTTCCTATCCACACCCACCTTGGAAAAGGCGTCCTTGAAGAGAAAATTCATAAAGAATGCCAACACGTCCATTCTCCTTGCAGACTCATCAAAATTCGGTCGCTCCTCACTGTTCAAAATATGCCATTTGGAACAATTTGACCTAGTTATTACAGACGACCATTTAGAAGAATTCTTTGTTCAAGAAATGGACAGCGTGGGCATCAATTACGATTTGGTTGAGGGGTGA
- the purE gene encoding 5-(carboxyamino)imidazole ribonucleotide mutase codes for MSNSSIDGIGRVAIVVGSKSDIPIIEKCTTVLDQLGVSWQLKVLSAHRTPFETQQFAVSADENYDVIIAAAGKAAHLPGVIASYTLLPVIGLPIKSSALGGLDSLLSMVQMPKGVPVATVGINEAENAALLACHILSLKYEALRETLKEYRRNMAEDVLRG; via the coding sequence ATGTCTAATAGTAGTATTGACGGTATTGGTAGAGTTGCCATTGTGGTCGGGAGTAAGTCCGACATCCCCATTATTGAAAAGTGCACAACTGTTCTAGACCAGCTGGGGGTATCATGGCAATTAAAAGTGCTTTCTGCCCACAGGACTCCATTTGAAACCCAGCAGTTTGCTGTTAGTGCTGATGAGAATTATGACGTAATCATTGCAGCCGCAGGTAAAGCAGCGCATCTTCCAGGTGTCATTGCTTCTTATACGCTGCTTCCGGTAATTGGGCTGCCCATCAAATCTTCAGCACTTGGAGGTTTAGATTCCCTTTTATCTATGGTGCAGATGCCTAAGGGTGTTCCTGTTGCAACGGTAGGTATAAACGAGGCAGAAAATGCAGCACTTTTAGCTTGCCACATACTGTCTTTGAAGTATGAGGCATTAAGGGAAACCCTAAAGGAGTACCGCCGCAACATGGCTGAAGATGTGCTCCGAGGTTAG
- the purS gene encoding phosphoribosylformylglycinamidine synthase subunit PurS — protein MAQARVYVTLKKGILDPQGEAVKNALHTLGYGNIDEVRVGKYVVLTLQDSSDSEALKNTVEEICKKVLTNPVIEDFSFEIVEG, from the coding sequence ATGGCACAGGCGAGGGTGTATGTGACTTTAAAGAAGGGTATTTTGGATCCACAAGGGGAAGCAGTTAAGAATGCATTGCATACGTTAGGATACGGAAATATTGATGAAGTCAGAGTAGGCAAATATGTTGTACTTACATTACAGGATAGCTCAGATTCTGAGGCACTTAAGAACACTGTCGAGGAGATCTGCAAGAAAGTACTAACAAACCCTGTTATTGAAGACTTCTCCTTTGAAATCGTTGAGGGCTAA
- a CDS encoding C45 family peptidase, producing MCDTFYVRSHKDTGSTAFFAKNSDRDPNEPQCMVFVPKGSISEPGTYVKLPPYKVKYDVWLSRPSWMWGAEIGVNSKEVCIGNEATFNKLPVEKSGVLGMDYLRMALEQASTAFEAMNIIIENTQHFGQGGDGGYEHPLYYHNSYLLVDPKEAYVLETVGKYYAFKKLEGSYNISNKLSLTDDFDGISPELEGKVKSFQAYFTNRLVTHFAGAPHRERRGRELLNTLVPNVVNVMAVLQDRSTGAVCSMRNINMIGGGFVSSQTTASLVYDYQRKILWYTEGPDPELQLFKPLSFNVPDSVENEELQLQQGVNRWKWNNLLFRAALKDYAVNKDKTYPLRLESQRKLLETSVEQLRADKLLEQVWSINQEYLKEALEKIEKGSMKGSWQFRRYWAAENRMLIAKETDPAFKSLLKQYLL from the coding sequence ATGTGTGACACCTTTTATGTAAGATCGCATAAAGACACTGGTAGCACAGCGTTCTTTGCCAAAAACAGCGATCGAGATCCAAATGAGCCGCAGTGCATGGTGTTTGTTCCCAAAGGTTCCATAAGTGAACCGGGTACCTACGTGAAGCTTCCTCCTTACAAGGTAAAGTATGATGTTTGGCTATCTAGACCATCCTGGATGTGGGGAGCGGAAATCGGAGTAAATAGTAAAGAAGTGTGCATTGGGAACGAAGCTACTTTCAATAAACTACCTGTTGAAAAGAGCGGAGTCTTGGGCATGGATTACTTACGCATGGCTTTGGAACAAGCCTCTACTGCGTTCGAAGCCATGAACATCATCATCGAAAACACTCAGCATTTTGGTCAAGGCGGTGATGGTGGATACGAGCATCCACTTTATTACCACAATAGCTATCTTCTGGTAGATCCAAAAGAGGCTTACGTTCTGGAAACCGTTGGCAAGTATTATGCCTTCAAAAAGCTTGAAGGTAGCTATAACATAAGCAACAAACTATCACTAACTGACGATTTTGATGGTATTTCACCAGAGCTAGAAGGTAAGGTGAAGAGCTTCCAAGCCTACTTTACTAACCGTCTGGTCACGCATTTTGCAGGGGCGCCACATCGCGAGCGGCGTGGAAGGGAACTACTTAACACTTTGGTACCAAACGTGGTAAACGTCATGGCAGTGTTACAAGACCGCAGTACGGGAGCCGTTTGTTCCATGAGAAACATAAACATGATTGGTGGAGGCTTTGTTAGCTCTCAGACTACGGCGTCTCTTGTATACGACTATCAAAGGAAGATACTGTGGTATACCGAGGGACCAGACCCTGAGCTGCAGCTGTTCAAACCCCTGAGTTTTAATGTACCAGACTCGGTGGAAAACGAGGAACTGCAACTGCAACAAGGCGTAAATAGGTGGAAGTGGAATAATCTGCTTTTCCGTGCAGCTTTAAAGGATTACGCCGTTAATAAAGACAAGACTTACCCTTTGCGTCTTGAGAGTCAAAGAAAACTCTTAGAGACTAGTGTGGAGCAACTTCGAGCTGATAAACTCTTGGAACAGGTCTGGTCAATAAACCAAGAGTACTTGAAAGAAGCATTGGAGAAGATTGAGAAAGGTTCTATGAAGGGTTCATGGCAGTTCAGACGCTATTGGGCTGCGGAGAATAGAATGCTCATTGCCAAAGAAACGGACCCGGCTTTTAAGAGTTTGCTAAAGCAGTATTTGCTTTAA
- the purQ gene encoding phosphoribosylformylglycinamidine synthase subunit PurQ, with protein sequence MKTFGIIVLPGSNCDSDCFYAVRDYLNQDAQYVWHEERNLDKYDVLMIPGGFSYGDYLRPGALARFSPAVDALVKEAEKGKLVVGICNGFQVLTELGLLPGALMRNKNLKFICKYVDVQVENAHTPFTSRLKMGQTIKLPVAHKDGNYYVDEDTLQQLKKNGQVVLRYSEDVNGSVDRIAAVTNRQGNVVGMMPHPERACDPLLGSSDGMYILGSMLDHLLKGGF encoded by the coding sequence ATGAAAACCTTTGGCATTATTGTCCTTCCTGGTTCCAACTGCGATTCTGACTGTTTTTACGCAGTCAGAGACTACTTAAACCAAGATGCTCAGTATGTTTGGCATGAGGAAAGAAACTTGGACAAATACGACGTGCTCATGATTCCAGGTGGTTTTTCCTACGGTGATTACTTACGCCCTGGCGCTTTGGCGCGTTTTTCACCAGCTGTGGATGCCCTAGTTAAGGAAGCTGAGAAGGGAAAGCTGGTCGTGGGTATTTGCAATGGTTTTCAGGTGCTCACAGAACTGGGCTTGCTTCCAGGTGCGCTTATGCGCAATAAAAACTTGAAGTTCATTTGCAAATACGTGGATGTGCAGGTTGAAAACGCCCACACACCTTTTACGTCCCGGTTAAAGATGGGGCAGACCATCAAACTACCAGTAGCTCATAAAGATGGTAATTACTACGTTGACGAGGATACTTTGCAGCAGTTAAAGAAAAATGGGCAAGTAGTTTTACGCTACAGCGAGGATGTGAATGGTTCAGTAGACCGCATCGCCGCCGTCACAAACAGACAGGGCAACGTGGTGGGCATGATGCCCCACCCTGAACGTGCTTGTGATCCACTCTTGGGGTCCTCGGATGGCATGTACATCTTGGGGTCCATGCTGGATCACCTGCTGAAAGGTGGGTTTTGA
- the purC gene encoding phosphoribosylaminoimidazolesuccinocarboxamide synthase, with translation MEKLDLLYEGKAKRVYKTDDPRYYIIEYKDEATAFDGKKKGIIQGKGTVNNKVSAVFFQLLEENGVPTHFVELLSPTEMLVKRVEIIPLEVIVRNYAAGSISRRLGLEEGIKFDQPIVEFCYKNDELGDPMVNNYHILAMKLANEEEINALTQQALRINQILSQFLLGKNIILVDFKLEFGRTDEGDIVLADEISPDTCRFWDSATMEKLDKDRFRRDMGGVEEAYMEIARRLGCV, from the coding sequence ATGGAAAAATTGGACCTTCTCTATGAGGGCAAAGCAAAAAGGGTTTACAAAACAGATGATCCACGCTACTACATCATTGAATACAAAGATGAAGCCACAGCATTTGATGGTAAGAAGAAAGGCATAATCCAAGGCAAAGGCACTGTGAACAACAAGGTGTCTGCGGTGTTTTTCCAGCTTTTGGAGGAAAATGGTGTGCCCACGCATTTCGTTGAGTTACTCTCGCCAACGGAAATGTTGGTGAAAAGGGTTGAGATTATTCCATTGGAGGTCATCGTTAGGAATTACGCAGCAGGCAGCATAAGCAGAAGGTTGGGGTTGGAAGAAGGCATTAAATTTGATCAGCCCATTGTGGAGTTCTGCTACAAGAACGATGAGTTGGGTGACCCCATGGTGAACAATTACCACATTTTAGCTATGAAGCTGGCTAATGAAGAAGAAATAAACGCTCTTACCCAACAGGCATTAAGGATTAATCAGATTCTGTCGCAGTTCTTGCTTGGTAAAAACATCATTCTCGTGGACTTTAAGCTGGAATTTGGCAGAACAGACGAAGGAGACATTGTCTTGGCAGATGAGATTTCACCTGATACCTGCCGTTTTTGGGACAGCGCCACCATGGAAAAGCTGGACAAAGATAGGTTCAGACGTGACATGGGCGGAGTAGAAGAAGCCTACATGGAAATAGCTCGTCGATTGGGGTGTGTTTAA
- the pdxA gene encoding 4-hydroxythreonine-4-phosphate dehydrogenase PdxA, which produces MRKIIAIPLGDVAGIGPEIVVKSLNDREIYDTCKPLVIGHSIPLQKAMKVSGVALEINRIDNPEEGLYRHGTVDLIELDCPGIENIEFGKIQKEAGLFAYSFIERSVELALHNKVSALATTPINKEALKAAGIPYIGHTEMLADLCGVSNPLTMFQVKNLRVFFFTRHLSLLEAIKSIKEKELYEHITMDIKALQSLGIEKPKLAVAALNPHAGEHGLFGREEMEEIEPAVKKAQEQGLNVVGPVPADSVFYKALQGEYDAVLSLYHDQGHIATKMVDFERTISLTLGLPFLRTSVDHGTAFDIAGKGIATSTSMEEAIRLAAAYASVYKYDLLSSG; this is translated from the coding sequence ATGAGAAAGATTATTGCCATACCTTTAGGAGATGTAGCAGGCATAGGTCCTGAAATTGTGGTGAAGAGTTTGAACGATCGGGAAATTTACGACACATGTAAACCACTGGTCATCGGACATTCGATTCCTCTACAAAAAGCCATGAAAGTATCAGGAGTGGCTTTGGAAATAAACAGAATAGATAACCCAGAAGAAGGATTGTACCGACATGGCACTGTGGATCTAATCGAACTGGATTGCCCGGGTATTGAAAACATCGAATTCGGAAAGATTCAAAAGGAAGCAGGACTTTTTGCTTACTCGTTTATTGAAAGAAGTGTAGAACTGGCCCTTCATAATAAAGTAAGCGCACTAGCCACTACCCCCATAAATAAGGAAGCTTTGAAGGCGGCAGGCATACCCTACATTGGACACACTGAAATGCTAGCTGACTTATGCGGTGTATCGAATCCCCTTACCATGTTCCAAGTGAAGAATTTAAGAGTGTTCTTTTTTACTCGACATCTTTCACTATTGGAAGCAATCAAATCGATTAAAGAGAAAGAGCTCTACGAGCATATAACGATGGATATAAAAGCGCTGCAATCACTTGGCATTGAGAAACCCAAGCTTGCAGTAGCTGCGCTGAATCCTCACGCAGGGGAGCACGGCCTCTTTGGTCGAGAAGAAATGGAAGAAATTGAGCCTGCCGTGAAGAAAGCACAAGAACAAGGGCTAAACGTAGTGGGACCCGTACCAGCCGATTCAGTGTTCTACAAGGCATTACAAGGCGAGTACGATGCTGTTTTATCTCTGTACCATGATCAAGGACACATAGCCACTAAAATGGTCGATTTCGAGAGGACTATTTCTCTAACCTTGGGACTACCTTTTCTTAGAACTTCTGTGGACCACGGAACCGCATTTGACATAGCAGGCAAAGGCATAGCAACAAGCACCAGTATGGAAGAAGCGATAAGGTTGGCAGCAGCATACGCTTCTGTCTACAAATACGATTTGCTTTCGTCAGGGTAA
- a CDS encoding DMT family transporter, which produces MSRKSQDTLGYIYLIATTFFWGTTFVFSKEVLNYLDPFSYLFWRYVIAFIPLIPFIRIRKKDMLDGFWLSITNAIALITQFVALTTINASTAAFIVSLSIPLTPLLEMLWLKKRQSSTVTLGQIVSVVGFLALSYVPGEKFSVSIGAFLMLISALAYTVQFVLIPTLHIENQLNTSAYMIGFTALWSLPFTRSFSIPRGVLSPLLYLALVATTLTIWLQLQGQKNVSATTAAYIFAFEPIFAYLFAHFTVGENLTTFGNIGALLIFLSALLVQYGEYRTSKANGS; this is translated from the coding sequence ATGTCTAGAAAGAGCCAAGACACGCTGGGTTACATATATCTGATTGCTACCACGTTCTTCTGGGGAACCACGTTCGTGTTTTCTAAAGAAGTGCTAAACTACTTGGACCCATTCTCTTACCTATTTTGGCGGTACGTTATTGCCTTTATCCCCTTGATACCGTTCATTAGAATACGGAAGAAGGACATGCTTGATGGGTTCTGGCTCAGCATTACCAATGCAATAGCTCTCATTACTCAATTTGTTGCGTTAACCACAATAAATGCATCCACAGCTGCCTTTATCGTGAGTTTGAGCATACCGCTCACACCACTTTTGGAGATGCTATGGTTAAAGAAAAGACAAAGCAGCACAGTGACCCTAGGGCAAATTGTGTCAGTAGTAGGTTTCTTAGCACTAAGTTACGTACCAGGAGAAAAGTTCTCCGTTTCCATTGGGGCGTTTCTCATGCTCATAAGCGCTTTGGCTTACACCGTGCAGTTCGTACTCATACCCACACTACACATAGAAAACCAACTGAACACGTCCGCATACATGATTGGATTTACTGCTCTTTGGTCTTTGCCCTTTACTAGAAGCTTCTCCATACCCAGGGGCGTCTTGAGTCCCTTGCTTTACTTGGCCTTGGTTGCCACAACCCTAACCATTTGGCTACAGCTCCAAGGACAGAAAAACGTCAGCGCCACCACAGCAGCGTATATATTTGCATTCGAACCCATATTTGCATATTTGTTCGCTCACTTCACTGTGGGAGAAAACCTTACTACATTCGGAAACATAGGGGCACTACTCATCTTTTTAAGTGCTTTGCTGGTCCAGTACGGAGAATACCGAACCAGCAAAGCTAATGGCAGCTAA
- a CDS encoding GntP family permease has protein sequence MSGPQMIFGLVVGIAVLIFLILRTKIHPFLALIISASLTGIIGGMNPPDVIKSITNGFGSTLASIGIVIGFGVMMGRILEISGAAQRMAYTFLKIFGKGREELAMALTGYVVSIPIFCDSGFVILSPIAKALSRTTKKSVISIGVALAVGLVATHHAVPPTPGPLGVAGIFQVDVGLMILWGLVFAIPITIVGVLYAKWLGNRIYQIPTSDGMGWTRNKKEAEHIQKLEVENNDQKELPSVLSSFAPIVVPIILILLNTVLTAMKLTSPVVNYILFFGSPVIAVGIGLIIAIYTLVPKMDRTQVIKLMEEGVSSAGIIILITGAGGSLGQVLRDSGAGDYVAKLIAGTGLPAILLPFFVATLVRLVQGSGTVAMITSASITAPILATMNVNPVLAAQAACLGAMVFSYFNDSYFWVVNRLLGVEDVKEQIMTWSVPTTLGWATALVMLLIANLILA, from the coding sequence ATGTCAGGTCCTCAAATGATTTTCGGTTTGGTAGTTGGGATCGCCGTACTCATCTTTCTCATTCTACGAACCAAGATCCATCCCTTCTTAGCCCTAATAATCTCAGCTTCGTTGACCGGTATTATCGGTGGTATGAATCCACCTGACGTGATTAAGTCCATCACCAACGGTTTTGGTAGCACATTAGCCAGTATTGGTATCGTCATCGGTTTTGGAGTGATGATGGGGCGAATCTTAGAGATCAGTGGTGCAGCTCAAAGAATGGCCTATACATTCTTGAAGATTTTCGGGAAGGGTCGAGAAGAATTGGCTATGGCACTAACCGGTTATGTGGTTTCCATACCCATTTTTTGTGATTCTGGGTTCGTAATCCTTTCACCCATAGCTAAAGCGCTCTCTCGCACCACCAAGAAATCAGTAATATCCATTGGTGTGGCGCTGGCAGTAGGCTTGGTAGCCACTCACCATGCAGTACCACCGACCCCAGGCCCATTAGGAGTAGCAGGCATCTTTCAAGTAGATGTTGGTTTGATGATTCTGTGGGGCTTAGTGTTCGCTATCCCCATAACCATTGTGGGCGTACTTTACGCCAAATGGCTAGGTAACCGCATATACCAAATACCCACAAGTGACGGTATGGGCTGGACTAGAAACAAGAAAGAAGCTGAACACATCCAAAAGCTAGAAGTAGAAAACAATGATCAAAAGGAACTTCCATCAGTTCTTAGTTCTTTTGCCCCCATAGTGGTACCAATAATACTAATCCTGCTAAACACTGTTCTAACAGCCATGAAACTTACATCTCCAGTAGTAAATTACATTCTTTTCTTTGGTAGTCCAGTTATTGCCGTGGGCATAGGGCTGATCATTGCCATCTATACACTGGTTCCCAAAATGGATCGAACACAAGTTATTAAGCTAATGGAAGAAGGCGTTTCTTCAGCGGGTATTATCATTCTAATCACGGGTGCTGGAGGCTCTCTGGGACAAGTACTAAGAGACAGCGGAGCAGGTGACTATGTAGCGAAGCTCATCGCAGGTACTGGTCTACCGGCCATACTTTTACCGTTCTTCGTTGCTACTTTGGTAAGGCTTGTCCAAGGAAGCGGCACCGTTGCGATGATTACTTCAGCCTCCATCACAGCTCCCATATTGGCTACTATGAATGTTAATCCTGTCTTGGCAGCACAGGCAGCATGTTTAGGAGCAATGGTTTTCTCGTACTTCAACGACAGTTACTTCTGGGTTGTCAACAGGTTATTGGGCGTCGAAGATGTTAAAGAGCAAATAATGACATGGTCTGTACCCACGACCTTGGGATGGGCAACTGCTTTAGTTATGCTACTAATAGCCAATCTCATACTGGCTTAA
- a CDS encoding four-carbon acid sugar kinase family protein, translating to MLEVAIIADDFTGANATGILLKKKGLKVTTLLKPNSNIDQVNAEVISISTNSRSIDPKEAYKRVYEATKTVIKSTPYVAKRIDSTLRGNLGAEIDAVLDAAGEGYRAAVVPVYPKSGRVCVGGYLLVNGTPLQLTEVAKDPKCPIRSSNVKELISSQTKRSIANITLDIVAGGRKAISDAFFQVKEDIVVFDAVTDDDIENIASALSSQEKIICVDPGPFTAAFIEQKMGFQKQDGIFLILGSVSELTTAQLNYLLKRKEAYICKISVPEILTNEEAAIKKALEVLIQHYKPGLIMGISTKGDASDVLDLQSYSIKAQCDPEEISNRINETLSRIAYTFVKDKPFSGIYITGGDTALAFFDVLGINEFTVESEVLPLAVHGTAKVNDRLYNVVTKGGLVGNVEALYDIVNYLESLMKGE from the coding sequence ATGCTGGAAGTAGCTATCATAGCAGATGATTTTACCGGCGCTAATGCCACCGGTATTTTACTAAAGAAAAAGGGCTTGAAAGTAACTACGTTGCTTAAGCCAAATAGCAACATAGATCAGGTTAATGCAGAAGTAATCTCCATAAGCACCAATTCTCGAAGTATTGATCCTAAGGAAGCCTATAAAAGAGTTTATGAAGCGACTAAAACGGTCATTAAGAGCACCCCATATGTAGCTAAAAGAATTGATAGCACGTTGAGGGGTAATTTAGGAGCTGAAATAGACGCAGTGCTTGACGCTGCCGGTGAAGGCTACAGAGCTGCAGTAGTTCCTGTTTACCCAAAGTCGGGAAGAGTATGTGTGGGAGGGTATTTATTGGTAAATGGCACCCCACTTCAGCTCACAGAAGTGGCCAAAGATCCAAAATGCCCCATTAGGTCTTCAAATGTAAAAGAGCTGATTTCTTCTCAAACGAAAAGAAGTATTGCGAACATTACACTGGACATTGTAGCTGGCGGTAGAAAAGCTATTTCAGATGCTTTTTTCCAAGTAAAAGAAGACATCGTTGTTTTCGATGCAGTAACTGACGACGACATAGAGAACATCGCATCAGCTCTGAGTAGCCAAGAGAAAATCATTTGTGTTGATCCAGGTCCTTTCACTGCCGCATTTATCGAACAAAAGATGGGATTCCAGAAACAAGACGGTATTTTTCTTATTCTTGGTAGTGTTTCTGAACTCACCACAGCTCAATTGAACTATTTACTAAAGCGAAAAGAAGCTTACATTTGTAAGATAAGTGTGCCTGAAATTTTAACTAATGAGGAAGCAGCCATCAAAAAGGCTCTGGAAGTTTTAATCCAACACTACAAACCCGGACTAATAATGGGCATCAGCACTAAAGGAGATGCTTCAGATGTTCTGGACCTTCAAAGCTACTCAATTAAAGCACAATGTGACCCAGAAGAAATATCAAACCGCATAAATGAAACATTAAGCCGAATAGCATACACATTCGTAAAGGACAAACCTTTTAGTGGCATCTATATCACAGGAGGAGATACGGCTCTTGCTTTCTTTGACGTACTTGGAATAAACGAGTTCACTGTGGAGTCAGAGGTGCTTCCCTTGGCTGTTCATGGTACTGCCAAAGTGAATGATCGTCTTTATAACGTGGTTACAAAGGGTGGATTAGTAGGAAATGTGGAAGCACTCTATGACATTGTCAACTACTTAGAGTCCTTAATGAAGGGAGAGTAA
- a CDS encoding stalk domain-containing protein, which yields MKSKPLLKLVNMLVIAIMLLPACLSPVDAYIGNGIGGQDIAIYIGGQKLSFDTPPLNKEGRIFVPIRYIAEYFGGEVEWDPENQIVNVRNGSSFVSLQIGFKFAGVNGAVKVLDVAPFIYNGRTYVPLRFISEALGKEVRWDDQNRVVYIETGVESYTTTVAVSTGTATVNVVKVFLNDPTIKLEIVNAQDQIGVLEPFESMVKRKNPLAAINGTFFQVADTSLPMEPAANLVINGRIEHLGTPEKYASTFAFTQDNQVDIANVKMKLQGEYTYIPNPELERLYTQGWYIGTINRTMWGENSIRVFTPLRGATTRLNVDGINVIVRNGEVVEQVTGTNVPIPPDGYVIHLGGTEVRFKDRFEVGTRLSYRDIYDVRNSSNPEMWQEGVIWGTLSAGPRLITNGEITLDPASELLDIPKITGQPLTRSALGITQNNELLMVTVSKCTIQDLATIMKDLGAYNAMNLDGGASTSLYANGKFLATPTRKISNALMVLPR from the coding sequence GTGAAAAGCAAGCCTCTGTTGAAGCTTGTTAACATGTTGGTTATTGCCATCATGCTACTGCCCGCATGCTTATCTCCGGTGGATGCCTACATTGGAAACGGCATTGGTGGGCAGGACATTGCCATCTACATCGGTGGTCAAAAGCTCTCTTTCGACACTCCACCACTGAATAAAGAAGGACGCATTTTTGTTCCTATCCGCTACATTGCCGAGTACTTTGGTGGTGAAGTGGAATGGGATCCAGAAAACCAGATCGTGAACGTCAGAAATGGATCAAGCTTTGTCAGTTTGCAGATCGGGTTTAAATTTGCTGGCGTTAACGGCGCAGTAAAAGTACTAGATGTGGCGCCTTTCATCTACAATGGCAGGACTTATGTGCCTTTGCGATTTATCAGTGAAGCACTGGGCAAAGAAGTCAGGTGGGATGACCAAAACAGAGTGGTGTACATCGAAACAGGCGTTGAGTCCTACACCACTACTGTGGCTGTGAGCACTGGAACGGCTACCGTTAATGTGGTTAAAGTGTTTCTTAACGATCCGACCATAAAGTTGGAAATTGTGAATGCCCAAGATCAGATTGGTGTTCTGGAGCCTTTTGAAAGCATGGTAAAGCGGAAGAATCCTCTGGCTGCGATTAATGGAACGTTTTTCCAGGTTGCTGATACCAGCTTGCCCATGGAACCAGCAGCAAACTTAGTGATAAACGGTAGAATCGAACACTTAGGTACTCCGGAAAAATATGCCAGCACATTTGCTTTCACTCAGGACAATCAGGTGGATATTGCAAACGTGAAGATGAAATTGCAGGGTGAATACACCTACATTCCCAATCCTGAGTTGGAGCGCCTATATACCCAGGGCTGGTATATCGGCACCATAAACCGTACTATGTGGGGAGAGAATTCCATTCGGGTGTTCACACCTTTAAGAGGTGCTACTACCAGGCTCAACGTGGATGGGATTAATGTCATTGTTAGGAATGGAGAAGTAGTGGAGCAAGTTACGGGTACCAATGTGCCCATTCCACCTGATGGTTATGTAATTCACTTAGGAGGAACTGAAGTACGCTTCAAGGACCGCTTCGAAGTGGGCACGAGACTTTCATACCGTGACATTTATGATGTACGCAACAGCTCAAATCCTGAGATGTGGCAGGAAGGTGTTATTTGGGGAACTCTCAGTGCTGGCCCACGCCTTATAACAAATGGAGAGATAACGTTGGATCCAGCGTCTGAACTTCTGGATATTCCCAAAATCACAGGTCAACCTCTTACACGCAGTGCTTTGGGCATCACACAGAACAACGAGTTACTCATGGTCACTGTTAGTAAGTGCACAATTCAGGACCTGGCAACTATTATGAAGGATTTAGGAGCTTATAACGCCATGAATTTAGATGGTGGTGCCAGCACCAGTCTGTATGCCAATGGTAAGTTTTTGGCAACACCTACCAGAAAGATTAGCAATGCTCTTATGGTATTGCCAAGATAG